Proteins encoded by one window of Salvia miltiorrhiza cultivar Shanhuang (shh) unplaced genomic scaffold, IMPLAD_Smil_shh original_scaffold_404, whole genome shotgun sequence:
- the LOC131004479 gene encoding uncharacterized protein LOC131004479 isoform X1, producing MQKELSRMGKRLNALLGRSSNASKLRTVANLAVARIAILRNLHGVRCRQARSDVIQLLHQPHQQRALLRVEQVMKEENALDALVMIEMCCHILGESTEIITNSRECPDEVKEAVSSLIFAASRSGEFPELQEIRRIFTSKYGKDFAYKAVELRNECRVYPKLVEKLSTERASSESRQIVLKQIAEDNGIALEFIGGSRNMKDDGDAFDSDDAMSGLHIIIENPNV from the exons ATGCAAAAAGAGTTGAGCAGAATGGGGAAGAGGTTGAATGCTCTGCTGGGAAGAAGCTCCAACGCTTCGAAGCTAAGGACGGTGGCGAATCTCGCAGTCGCTAGAATTGCCATACTCAGAAATCTACATGGCGTGAGATGCCGCCAAGCAAGATCCGATGTGATTCAGCTGCTGCACCAACCTCATCAACAACGCGCTCTCCTTCGA GTTGAGCAAGTGATGAAGGAGGAAAATGCTTTGGATGCACTGGTTATGATAGAGATGTGCTGCCATATATTGGGGGAGAGCACTGAGATTATCACAAACAGCAG GGAGTGTCCGGATGAGGTGAAGGAGGCGGTATCGAGCTTGATCTTTGCAGCTTCGAGAAGTGGAGAGTTCCCGGAGCTACAAGAGATTCGTCGCATCTTCACTTCCAAATACGGCAAAGACTTTGCATATAAGGCTGTGGAATTAAGAAATGAGTGCAGAGTTTATCCTAAG TTGGTAGAGAAACTATCGACGGAGAGAGCGAGCTCGGAAAGCAGACAAATTGTGCTAAAGCAAATCGCGGAAGATAATGGGATCGCTCTAGAATTCATTGGAGGAAGTAGGAACATGAAAGATGATGGAGATGCATTCGACTCGGATGATGCAATGAGTGGATTACATATAATAATAGAGAATCCAAATGTATAA
- the LOC131004479 gene encoding uncharacterized protein LOC131004479 isoform X2 gives MQKELSRMGKRLNALLGRSSNASKLRTVANLAVARIAILRNLHGVRCRQARSDVIQLLHQPHQQRALLRVEQVMKEENALDALVMIEMCCHILGESTEIITNSRECPDEVKEAVSSLIFAASRSGEFPELQEIRRIFTSKYGKDFAYKAVELRNECRVYPKRNYRRRERARKADKLC, from the exons ATGCAAAAAGAGTTGAGCAGAATGGGGAAGAGGTTGAATGCTCTGCTGGGAAGAAGCTCCAACGCTTCGAAGCTAAGGACGGTGGCGAATCTCGCAGTCGCTAGAATTGCCATACTCAGAAATCTACATGGCGTGAGATGCCGCCAAGCAAGATCCGATGTGATTCAGCTGCTGCACCAACCTCATCAACAACGCGCTCTCCTTCGA GTTGAGCAAGTGATGAAGGAGGAAAATGCTTTGGATGCACTGGTTATGATAGAGATGTGCTGCCATATATTGGGGGAGAGCACTGAGATTATCACAAACAGCAG GGAGTGTCCGGATGAGGTGAAGGAGGCGGTATCGAGCTTGATCTTTGCAGCTTCGAGAAGTGGAGAGTTCCCGGAGCTACAAGAGATTCGTCGCATCTTCACTTCCAAATACGGCAAAGACTTTGCATATAAGGCTGTGGAATTAAGAAATGAGTGCAGAGTTTATCCTAAG AGAAACTATCGACGGAGAGAGCGAGCTCGGAAAGCAGACAAATTGTGCTAA